A stretch of the Bacteroidota bacterium genome encodes the following:
- the rplK gene encoding 50S ribosomal protein L11 encodes MKKIVGYIKLQIPAGQANPAPPVGPALGQKGVNIMEFCKQFNAKTKEQSGLIIPVVITVFSDKSFVFITKTPPAAILLLKASKLEKGSGEPNRIKIGKVTSAQVREIAESKMVDLNAHDVEAAMQMIAGTARSMGITVEG; translated from the coding sequence ATGAAAAAGATTGTAGGTTATATCAAGTTACAAATTCCAGCAGGACAAGCTAACCCGGCTCCTCCGGTAGGACCTGCCCTTGGTCAAAAGGGTGTAAATATTATGGAATTTTGTAAGCAGTTCAATGCAAAAACAAAAGAGCAATCGGGCTTAATTATTCCGGTAGTTATTACGGTTTTTTCAGATAAGTCGTTTGTTTTTATTACCAAAACTCCTCCGGCTGCAATACTATTATTGAAAGCATCAAAATTAGAAAAAGGTTCTGGAGAACCGAACCGCATCAAAATCGGAAAAGTAACTTCGGCACAAGTTCGCGAGATTGCCGAATCGAAAATGGTTGATCTGAATGCGCACGATGTTGAAGCAGCAATGCAAATGATTGCCGGTACTGCCAGAAGTATGGGCATTACTGTAGAAGGATAG
- the nusG gene encoding transcription termination/antitermination protein NusG has protein sequence MENNKTETKWYVVRTYSGHENKVKFFIEEESERLQLIDRIARVVVPSEKVFEIKDGKKKSKIKTFFPGYILIETILDKETKHLILNTPSVISFVGPRGEPAPLHQEEVRRLIGSLDKGSEEEVLEVPYVIGDAVKVIDGPFNNFSGFVQEINKEKMKLKVMVSIFGRKTPIELDFSQIKIEK, from the coding sequence TTGGAAAATAACAAAACCGAAACAAAATGGTACGTTGTTCGAACCTACTCAGGTCACGAAAACAAAGTAAAATTTTTTATCGAAGAAGAATCAGAACGTTTGCAACTGATCGACAGAATTGCACGGGTTGTAGTACCATCGGAGAAGGTATTTGAGATTAAGGACGGCAAAAAAAAGAGTAAAATAAAAACTTTTTTCCCCGGCTATATTCTAATCGAAACAATTTTAGATAAAGAAACTAAACATTTGATTCTAAATACTCCATCAGTAATCAGTTTCGTTGGACCTCGTGGAGAACCTGCACCGCTTCATCAAGAGGAAGTACGTCGGCTTATCGGTTCTCTCGATAAAGGATCGGAAGAGGAAGTTTTAGAAGTTCCGTATGTTATCGGTGATGCCGTAAAAGTTATCGACGGTCCATTCAACAACTTTAGCGGTTTTGTTCAGGAAATTAATAAAGAAAAAATGAAACTAAAAGTGATGGTAAGTATTTTCGGACGGAAAACACCCATCGAACTCGATTTTAGTCAAATAAAAATTGAAAAATAA
- the secE gene encoding preprotein translocase subunit SecE — translation MKEKIINFFTDVVKEMKKVTWPKKEELRETTVVVLAVCGFIAVFVYFVDTIVSQAMKAIL, via the coding sequence ATGAAAGAAAAAATAATTAATTTCTTCACTGACGTAGTAAAAGAAATGAAAAAAGTAACTTGGCCCAAAAAGGAAGAATTACGTGAAACAACCGTAGTCGTATTAGCTGTTTGTGGCTTTATTGCTGTTTTTGTTTACTTCGTCGATACCATCGTTAGTCAAGCGATGAAGGCAATATTATAA
- the rpmG gene encoding 50S ribosomal protein L33 — protein MRDIITLECTECKRRNYTTTKNKKKQSGRVEYKKFCRWCNKRTPHKETK, from the coding sequence TTGCGTGATATAATTACATTAGAATGCACTGAGTGCAAACGAAGAAATTACACTACAACTAAAAATAAGAAAAAACAAAGTGGTCGTGTAGAATACAAAAAATTCTGCAGGTGGTGCAATAAACGCACACCACATAAAGAAACAAAATAA
- a CDS encoding DUF2723 domain-containing protein: MKLFKINIPFAVILGFVVTVFVFVVYVNTLAPSVNFIDSGELAAVAATLGIAHPTGYPLFTLAGWLFSHLPIGLPVIYKLNLMSAVLCSVGIFFFFRFLVLLLEDLAVREFKNISQRQLETLKFKLVYLPAVTASLVLAFSQTFWSQAVSIEVYSLHILFLSAILYFFYKAIRNYCEEGRSIKINTSKEWFVFALLLGMSFTNHMTTILLAPALLYLFFAINGFTKYSWRLIFILVVPFIVGLSFYFYLPVRASSSPFLNWGNPVDLEKIFWHLSGKQYRVWIFSSTESAVKQFNYFVGNLLNEFNFLFLLLALVGLWSLFRQHKQVFMFSVLLFVGCVGYSINYDIHDIDSYFLLAYFTLAIWIAVGYNTLLIKVSEKSFYKYVAIVVWLLAFIPLILNYKTCDESKNYLVEDYTKNMFNSIEPNGIIISYQWDYFVSASYYYQFVEKYRSDVVVIDKELLRRSWYFKQLQVKYPWLIEKSKTEIDAFLIELYKFEHNLPYAYELIEGRFKDVIKSFIEKNYDERAIYVTPEIEPQYTEGFQRVPSGLCFQIIKNNADFKEREIEFKFRSTEKISHQAEFLLNLYTKASISNGLFKAQRGDIKSALIFFDQGLKINPSSRELILYRNNLLR, from the coding sequence TTGAAACTATTTAAAATAAATATCCCTTTTGCGGTAATTTTGGGATTTGTGGTAACAGTCTTTGTGTTCGTGGTTTATGTTAACACATTAGCTCCTTCTGTTAATTTTATCGATAGTGGTGAATTAGCTGCCGTTGCGGCAACACTCGGAATTGCTCATCCTACAGGTTATCCGTTATTTACACTTGCCGGATGGCTGTTCAGCCATCTACCAATCGGTTTACCTGTGATTTATAAATTGAATCTGATGTCGGCTGTTCTCTGTTCGGTTGGAATATTTTTCTTTTTCAGATTTTTAGTTTTACTATTAGAGGATTTGGCCGTTCGTGAATTTAAAAACATTTCACAACGACAGTTGGAAACTCTAAAATTCAAGTTGGTATATTTGCCGGCGGTTACTGCTTCCTTGGTTCTTGCATTCTCACAAACATTTTGGTCGCAAGCAGTTTCAATCGAAGTTTATTCGCTGCACATTTTGTTTCTGTCAGCCATTCTCTATTTTTTTTACAAAGCAATTCGAAATTATTGTGAAGAGGGCAGGTCAATAAAAATTAATACATCGAAGGAGTGGTTTGTTTTTGCTCTGTTATTGGGAATGAGTTTTACAAACCACATGACAACCATTTTATTAGCACCTGCATTGTTATATCTATTCTTTGCAATAAACGGATTTACAAAATATTCGTGGCGGTTAATATTTATTTTAGTCGTTCCATTTATTGTTGGTTTGTCTTTTTATTTCTATCTGCCTGTTCGTGCGTCAAGTTCACCGTTTCTCAATTGGGGGAATCCAGTAGATTTGGAAAAAATATTTTGGCATCTTAGCGGTAAGCAATACAGGGTTTGGATTTTTTCATCAACAGAATCAGCTGTAAAACAATTTAATTATTTCGTTGGAAATTTATTGAACGAGTTTAATTTTTTGTTCTTACTTTTAGCATTAGTTGGTTTGTGGAGTCTCTTCCGACAGCACAAACAAGTTTTCATGTTTTCCGTCTTATTATTCGTTGGTTGTGTGGGGTATTCAATAAATTATGATATTCATGATATAGATTCATATTTTTTATTGGCATATTTCACTCTTGCTATATGGATTGCTGTCGGATATAATACTTTATTAATTAAGGTGTCTGAAAAATCATTCTATAAATATGTAGCTATAGTAGTGTGGTTGTTAGCCTTCATTCCTCTGATTTTGAACTACAAAACATGTGATGAAAGCAAAAATTATTTAGTAGAAGACTACACAAAAAATATGTTCAACTCGATTGAACCAAATGGAATTATTATTTCTTATCAGTGGGACTATTTCGTATCAGCATCTTATTACTATCAATTTGTCGAAAAATACCGTTCGGATGTAGTTGTAATCGATAAGGAGTTGTTAAGACGTTCGTGGTATTTTAAACAACTTCAGGTAAAGTATCCTTGGCTTATCGAAAAATCGAAGACTGAAATTGATGCTTTTTTAATAGAGCTTTATAAATTCGAACATAATCTTCCTTATGCTTATGAATTGATCGAAGGAAGATTTAAAGATGTAATAAAAAGTTTCATAGAAAAAAATTATGATGAACGGGCAATATATGTAACCCCAGAAATAGAACCACAGTACACAGAAGGATTCCAAAGAGTTCCATCGGGATTGTGTTTTCAAATAATAAAGAACAACGCTGACTTCAAGGAAAGAGAAATCGAATTCAAATTCCGGAGTACTGAAAAAATTTCTCATCAGGCAGAATTTTTACTAAATTTGTACACTAAAGCATCTATTTCTAATGGATTATTTAAGGCACAGAGGGGTGATATAAAATCAGCCTTAATTTTCTTCGATCAAGGGCTAAAGATAAATCCCTCATCGAGGGAACTAATTCTTTATCGGAATAATTTACTTAGATAA